A portion of the Pseudopipra pipra isolate bDixPip1 chromosome 1, bDixPip1.hap1, whole genome shotgun sequence genome contains these proteins:
- the FSBP gene encoding fibrinogen silencer-binding protein produces MVGKARSSNFTLSEKLDLLKLVKPYVKILEEHTNKHSVIVEKNKCWDIIADNYNAIGVDRPPRTAQGLRTLYKRLKEYAKQELLQQKETHSDCQSSISEPTKKVVEMIPQISNVCLRDRSGVQSASIDKETIAGTSSPQAMLDHHPATVMMDLQSEEDVKPPPSLIIDSQQNENLEQEEEHQLVHIMERSPSTSVSSVDMRVMMSPSPVPRRDEFFRLEVGERFRPMCSYDPQMLQMLKEEHQIILENQRKIGLYVQEKRDGLKRKQQLEEELLRTKIKVEKLKAIRLRRDLPEYSNI; encoded by the exons ATGGTTGGGAAGGCCAGATCTTCTAATTTTACCTTATCTGAAAAGCTCGATTTGCTAAAACTCGTGAAGCCGTACGTTAAAATTCTCGAGGAACATACCAATAAGCATTCTGTAatagtggaaaaaaacaaatgctggGATATCATAGCTGATAACTACAATGCCATCGGAGTAGATCGCCCTCCTCGTACTGCACAGGGCCTGCGCACGCTGTACAAGAGGCTCAAAGAATATGCCAAACAGGAGCTATTGCAGCAAAAGGAGACTCACTCAGATTGTCAAAGCAGCATTTCCGAGCCAACCAAGAAAGTTGTGGAGATGATTCCACAGATTTCCAATGTGTGTTTAAGAGACAGGAGCGGTGTTCAAAG TGCTAGTATCGATAAAGAAACAATTGCTGGTACCAGTTCACCACAGGCAATGTTGGATCACCATCCTGCGACAGTCATGATGGACTTACAATCGGAAGAGGATGTCAAACCTCCTCCTTCTTTGATTATAGACTCACAGCAAAATGAGAACTTAGAACAAGAGGAAGAACACCAGCTGGTGCATATTATGGAAAGGTCTCCTTCAACATCAGTATCTTCAGTTGATATGAGAGTGATGATGTCTCCATCCCCTGTACCAAGAAGAGATGAGTTTTTTAGGCTTGAGGTTGGAGAACGCTTTAGACCAATGTGTAGTTATGACCCACAGATGTTACAAATGCTGAAAGAAGAGCATCAGATAATATtagaaaaccaaagaaaaattgGTCTTTATGTCCAAGAAAAAAGGGATGGTttgaaaagaaagcagcaaCTGGAAGAAGAACTGTTGCGAACAAAAATCAAAGTAGAGAAGCTGAAGGCAATACGACTACGGCGTGATCTGCCAGAATACAGCaatatctaa